One genomic window of Ruminococcus gauvreauii includes the following:
- the mutY gene encoding A/G-specific adenine glycosylase, which yields MKEYENTEKLRCIVEPLIGWYQDHKRVLPWREQKNPYYIWISEIMLQQTRVEAVKPYFQRFITALPTVEDVARCDESELLKLWEGLGYYNRVRNIQKAAQKVVELYDGKLPADYDALLGLPGIGDYTAGAVASIAYQIPVPAVDGNVLRVISRLTENEEDILKQRVRKRIRSQLSEIMPAGAPGEFNQALMELGATVCVPNGSAKCGECPLAEMCGAKLHDRLDEIPVRKKAKERRIEEKTVLIIQDGEKVAIRRRPSEGLLAGLYELVNFDGHLSENEVLERMKGYQLTTLRIFPIEQSKHIFSHVEWRMIGYVVKVAALEGSQHLDMMFVDIRHAEEKYPVPAAFGAYAAYLNMRLGQEKYTGGEL from the coding sequence TGATCGGGTGGTATCAGGATCATAAACGGGTGCTTCCATGGAGGGAACAGAAAAATCCGTACTATATTTGGATATCGGAAATCATGCTGCAGCAGACCAGAGTAGAGGCAGTTAAGCCGTATTTTCAGCGGTTTATCACGGCGCTTCCGACCGTGGAGGATGTTGCACGCTGTGATGAGTCAGAGCTGTTGAAATTGTGGGAAGGACTGGGATACTATAACCGGGTACGAAACATACAGAAAGCCGCACAGAAGGTCGTAGAGCTCTATGACGGGAAACTGCCTGCAGACTATGATGCATTGCTGGGACTTCCCGGGATCGGTGATTATACGGCGGGAGCGGTTGCATCGATTGCATATCAGATACCGGTTCCGGCCGTGGATGGCAACGTCCTTCGGGTGATATCAAGGCTGACCGAAAATGAAGAGGATATTCTGAAACAGAGAGTCAGAAAGCGGATCCGGTCGCAGCTTTCGGAGATTATGCCGGCGGGGGCGCCCGGGGAGTTCAATCAGGCATTGATGGAACTGGGGGCGACAGTATGTGTGCCGAATGGGTCGGCAAAGTGTGGGGAATGCCCGCTTGCAGAGATGTGCGGTGCGAAGCTCCATGACCGACTGGATGAGATTCCGGTCAGGAAAAAGGCAAAGGAACGCCGTATCGAAGAAAAGACCGTTTTGATCATCCAGGACGGAGAGAAAGTTGCGATACGCAGGCGCCCGTCCGAGGGACTTTTAGCGGGGCTGTATGAACTCGTGAATTTTGACGGACATCTGAGTGAGAACGAAGTCCTGGAGAGAATGAAGGGATATCAGCTGACGACACTCCGTATCTTTCCGATAGAACAATCCAAACACATTTTTTCGCATGTGGAATGGAGGATGATCGGATACGTTGTAAAAGTTGCCGCGTTGGAGGGCAGCCAACATCTTGACATGATGTTTGTAGATATCCGTCATGCTGAAGAAAAATATCCTGTACCCGCCGCATTCGGTGCCTACGCGGCTTATCTGAATATGCGCCTGGGACAGGAAAAATATACAGGAGGAGAACTATGA
- a CDS encoding glycosyltransferase family 2 protein — translation MKLLTVTVPCYNSQEYMSTCIESLLKGGDEVEIVIVDDGSTDDTPKIADEYARKYPSIIKVIHQENGGHGEAVNTGLANAGGLYFKVVDSDDWVSESAYKAILEILKKCLGGPETLDMLISNYVYEKVGARHKRVMRYPNALPQGRIFGWDEVKPLGKSHYLLMHSLIYRTELLRECGLKLPKHTFYVDNLVAFIPFPYVKHMYYADVNFYRYYIGRVDQSVNESVMIRRVDQQLMVNRMMIDCMAQQKSLNKHARSYMMHALSIIMTVSSVILLRSGTDENLAKKSELWRYLKAADGKTYLKLRYGLLGRTMNLPGKGGRKFSITAYKIVQRIYGFN, via the coding sequence ATGAAACTGTTGACAGTGACAGTGCCCTGTTATAATTCACAGGAGTACATGAGCACCTGCATAGAATCGTTGCTGAAAGGAGGAGATGAGGTAGAGATCGTCATTGTGGACGACGGATCCACAGACGACACACCGAAAATTGCAGATGAATATGCCAGAAAATATCCCTCGATCATAAAAGTGATCCATCAGGAAAATGGGGGTCACGGTGAGGCTGTCAATACAGGCCTTGCCAATGCAGGGGGGCTGTACTTTAAAGTGGTGGACAGTGACGACTGGGTGAGTGAATCTGCGTATAAGGCGATTCTGGAAATATTAAAGAAGTGTCTTGGCGGACCGGAAACACTGGATATGCTGATCAGCAATTACGTCTACGAAAAGGTCGGCGCCAGGCATAAGCGGGTGATGCGCTATCCGAACGCCCTGCCCCAGGGCAGGATCTTTGGCTGGGATGAGGTGAAGCCGCTGGGCAAGAGCCATTATCTGCTGATGCATTCGCTGATCTACCGTACGGAACTGCTGCGTGAATGTGGATTAAAGCTGCCGAAGCACACATTTTATGTGGACAATCTCGTCGCATTCATACCCTTCCCCTACGTGAAACACATGTATTATGCCGATGTGAATTTCTATCGTTACTATATTGGGAGAGTGGACCAGTCGGTGAATGAGTCAGTGATGATCAGAAGAGTAGATCAGCAGCTGATGGTCAACCGGATGATGATCGACTGCATGGCACAGCAGAAATCGCTGAACAAGCATGCGCGGAGTTATATGATGCATGCACTGTCCATCATTATGACGGTTTCGTCCGTCATTTTACTGCGGTCCGGAACGGATGAGAATCTGGCTAAGAAAAGTGAGCTGTGGAGATATTTGAAGGCCGCGGATGGCAAGACATATTTGAAACTGCGGTATGGACTGCTCGGGAGGACAATGAATCTTCCAGGCAAGGGAGGCCGTAAGTTTTC